From a region of the Actinomycetota bacterium genome:
- a CDS encoding UDP-N-acetylmuramoyl-L-alanyl-D-glutamate--2,6-diaminopimelate ligase yields the protein MPSAPRPAPVPRPLAEAAALLHLSPPESPVAVLGVSHDSRAVQPGDLYAALPGALTHGARYVDQARSAGAVAVLTDPTGQDAARQTGLPVLVVPDPRAALGDVAAWAYGYPAHRLLLVGITGTNGKTTVSYLAARGLRLAGHRTGVVGTTGALIGDEQVPSARTTPEATDIHALLAVMVERGVTAAVLEVSSHALALGRVNGLRFDVAVFTNLSQDHLDFHGGLEEYFQAKSRLFTPAHARTAVVCVDDDWGRRLAAATALPVTTYGGPDTPADWQLRAATPSGTGQDVSVIGPAGRHRLLHVDLPGPFNALNVLAADLAVRAGGAELDDAAALALGRLVVPGRMERVAGTDGVEVFVDYAHTPDAVDRVLRATRPAPPGRVLVVLGCGGDRDRGKRPVIGAVAARLADLLVVTDDNPRSEDPAAIRAAVLAGAADVPEAERAEVVELGSRQAAIRAVADAARPGDAVLILGKGHEDGQEIAGQRYPFDDRVVAAEAFAAVRR from the coding sequence GTGCCGAGCGCGCCCCGACCCGCCCCGGTGCCCAGGCCCCTCGCGGAGGCCGCCGCGCTGTTGCACCTGTCCCCGCCTGAGTCGCCCGTCGCCGTGCTGGGTGTCAGCCACGATTCGCGTGCCGTGCAGCCCGGCGACCTGTACGCCGCGCTGCCCGGCGCGCTGACCCACGGCGCGCGGTACGTCGACCAGGCCCGGTCGGCCGGCGCGGTTGCCGTGCTGACCGATCCGACCGGGCAGGACGCGGCACGGCAGACCGGGCTGCCCGTCCTGGTCGTCCCCGATCCGCGTGCGGCACTGGGCGACGTGGCCGCCTGGGCGTACGGCTACCCCGCACACCGGTTGCTGCTGGTCGGCATCACCGGGACCAACGGCAAGACGACCGTGTCGTACCTGGCGGCGCGCGGCCTGCGGCTGGCCGGGCATCGCACCGGGGTCGTCGGCACCACCGGCGCGCTGATCGGCGACGAGCAGGTCCCGTCCGCCCGCACGACGCCGGAGGCGACCGACATCCACGCCCTGTTGGCGGTCATGGTGGAGCGCGGCGTGACCGCGGCCGTCCTTGAGGTGTCCAGCCACGCCCTGGCGCTGGGGCGGGTCAACGGCCTGCGGTTCGACGTCGCGGTGTTCACCAACCTGTCGCAGGACCACCTGGATTTCCACGGCGGGCTCGAGGAGTACTTCCAGGCCAAGTCCCGGCTGTTCACCCCCGCGCACGCGCGGACCGCGGTGGTGTGCGTCGACGACGACTGGGGCCGGCGGCTGGCCGCGGCCACGGCTCTGCCGGTCACCACGTACGGCGGCCCGGACACGCCGGCGGACTGGCAGCTGCGCGCAGCGACGCCGTCGGGGACCGGACAGGACGTGTCGGTCATCGGGCCCGCCGGCCGGCACCGGCTGCTGCACGTCGACCTGCCCGGCCCGTTCAACGCACTCAACGTGCTCGCCGCCGATCTCGCGGTACGGGCGGGTGGGGCGGAGCTGGACGACGCCGCCGCGCTCGCTCTCGGCCGGCTGGTCGTCCCGGGCCGGATGGAGCGCGTGGCCGGCACGGACGGCGTCGAGGTCTTCGTCGACTACGCCCACACCCCGGACGCGGTCGACCGGGTGCTGCGCGCGACCCGACCGGCCCCACCCGGCCGCGTCCTGGTCGTGCTGGGTTGCGGCGGCGACCGTGACCGCGGCAAGCGGCCGGTGATCGGGGCCGTGGCCGCCCGGCTGGCCGATCTGCTGGTGGTGACCGACGACAACCCGCGCAGCGAGGACCCGGCGGCCATCCGGGCGGCGGTGCTGGCCGGAGCAGCCGACGTCCCCGAGGCGGAGCGGGCCGAGGTTGTCGAGCTCGGCTCGCGGCAGGCGGCGATCCGGGCGGTGGCCGATGCCGCCCGGCCCGGGGACGCCGTGCTGATCCTGGGCAAGGGTCACGAGGACGGCCAGGAGATCGCCGGTCAGCGGTACCCGTTCGACGACCGGGTGGTCGCGGCGGAGGCGTTCGCGGCGGTACGCCGGTGA
- the ftsW gene encoding putative lipid II flippase FtsW has translation MTAPVEWREQPGSLGPAVTVEDGRAADSLRARLLDHPLSLYYLLAGATLLLLALGLVMVWSASAIESIKIFGSPYELAGRQLLFAGIGVVGMLVASRLPPTWFARTAWLALIIAVVLLVLVLLVGRSVAGQRNWIELFGPFRFQPSEVAKLALVVWSANLLARKDMLLDRWSHLLLPLLPVTGLLMVLVLAEGDFGNALVLGLIAAGVLFVAGAPLRLFAGLAALAGLGVVALSLAAPYRLERFSAWLDPAADRLDGGWQLMQGTYALGTGGWWGVGLGASREKWGSLPEAHTDFILPVIGEELGLVGTLLVLALFAVLGIAAFRLARGSADRFTQLAAAGVGSWILAQAVVNIGGVLGLLPITGVPLPLVSYGGSSLIPVLLALGMLMAFARRAGRAARPGAPAER, from the coding sequence GTGACGGCACCGGTCGAGTGGCGCGAGCAGCCGGGGTCGCTCGGGCCGGCGGTGACCGTCGAGGACGGCCGCGCCGCGGACTCGTTGCGGGCGCGGCTGCTGGATCATCCGCTGTCGCTGTACTACCTGCTGGCCGGCGCGACGCTGCTGCTGCTGGCTCTCGGTCTGGTCATGGTCTGGTCGGCGTCGGCGATCGAGAGCATCAAGATCTTCGGGTCGCCGTACGAACTGGCCGGCCGGCAGTTGCTGTTCGCCGGCATCGGCGTCGTCGGCATGCTCGTCGCATCGCGGTTGCCGCCGACCTGGTTCGCCCGGACCGCCTGGCTTGCCCTGATCATCGCCGTCGTCCTGCTGGTCCTGGTCCTGCTGGTGGGGCGCTCGGTCGCCGGGCAGCGCAACTGGATCGAGCTGTTCGGCCCGTTCCGCTTCCAGCCGTCGGAGGTGGCCAAGCTCGCGCTGGTCGTGTGGTCGGCGAACCTGTTGGCACGCAAGGACATGCTGCTGGACCGGTGGTCGCATCTGCTGCTGCCGTTGCTGCCGGTGACCGGGCTGCTGATGGTGCTGGTGCTGGCCGAGGGCGACTTCGGCAACGCCCTGGTGCTCGGTCTCATCGCGGCCGGCGTGCTGTTCGTCGCCGGTGCGCCGCTGCGACTGTTCGCCGGACTCGCGGCGCTCGCCGGGCTCGGCGTCGTGGCGCTCTCGCTGGCAGCGCCTTATCGGCTCGAGCGTTTCAGCGCGTGGCTGGACCCGGCCGCTGACCGGCTGGACGGCGGCTGGCAGCTCATGCAGGGCACCTACGCGCTCGGCACGGGCGGCTGGTGGGGGGTGGGACTCGGCGCGAGCCGGGAGAAGTGGGGCAGCCTGCCGGAGGCCCACACCGACTTCATCCTGCCGGTGATCGGCGAGGAACTGGGCCTGGTCGGGACGTTGCTGGTCCTCGCGCTGTTCGCCGTGCTCGGGATCGCCGCGTTCCGGCTCGCTCGGGGATCGGCCGACCGGTTCACGCAGCTGGCCGCAGCCGGTGTGGGCAGCTGGATCCTCGCCCAGGCGGTGGTCAACATCGGCGGGGTGCTCGGCCTGCTGCCGATCACCGGCGTCCCGCTGCCGCTGGTCTCGTACGGCGGCTCGTCGTTGATCCCGGTCCTGCTCGCCCTCGGCATGCTCATGGCGTTCGCCCGCCGGGCCGGCCGCGCGGCGCGGCCGGGCGCTCCCGCGGAGCGGTAG
- a CDS encoding penicillin-binding protein 2, with product MSTTTPPRRPAPARRPAPSRRTAATGRVAPTELRAAPPRRTPPRRTSPRPATAGGTLRRPPRRLRTGSPRRRASMALVVILVFLTIFAGRLLELQAVRGEALAGAALGQRLRTVDLPAGRGTIRDAAGTALAVTVDAVNITADQTQVRDPQAAAAALAPVLGIDAAILADRLTGTRRFVYLKKEATPAQWADVRALGQPGIFSEPSTKRTYPAGELAANLIGFVGADGKGLGGLEYGLQSELAGKDGSRTYERSAGGGEIPTADDSEIAAQPGLDVNLTINGDIQWVAQQALAQKVKQSHADSGTAVVMNPRTGEILALATVPTFDPNQPAEAAVADRGNRALSDVFEPGSTSKVMSLAAVIEEGKADAGTVFDIPAKLAVGGATFGDDFNHGDIKLTLNGILAKSSNIGTIEATRLIGQDTLYRYLKAFGVGEPTGLRFPGEARGYVPPTSAWSATSFPTISFGQGLSVNAVQAASIYATIANDGVRVQPSLVRSYVAADGSTTPVAAPTSTRVVSAQTATTMRRMLETVITNGTAPLAKIDGYRVAGKTGTAQRVNPNGRGYDGYVASFIGMAPADDPQLVVAVSINNPQTSHYGGTLAAPVFAQIMTSALQTLHLPPTGTVASPLKVTPDGR from the coding sequence GTGAGTACGACCACGCCGCCACGGCGTCCCGCGCCCGCCCGCCGCCCGGCTCCCAGCCGTCGCACCGCAGCCACCGGTCGGGTCGCGCCGACCGAACTCCGCGCCGCGCCGCCCCGCCGTACGCCGCCGCGCCGTACGTCGCCGCGCCCGGCGACCGCCGGCGGCACGCTGCGCCGTCCGCCGCGACGATTGCGCACGGGCAGCCCGCGCCGCCGGGCGTCCATGGCGCTGGTGGTGATCCTGGTGTTCCTCACCATCTTCGCCGGCCGGCTGCTGGAACTGCAGGCCGTGCGGGGCGAGGCGCTGGCGGGAGCCGCTCTGGGACAACGACTCCGCACCGTCGACCTGCCGGCCGGCCGCGGCACCATCCGGGACGCCGCCGGCACGGCGCTCGCGGTGACCGTCGACGCGGTGAACATCACCGCGGACCAGACGCAGGTACGTGACCCGCAGGCCGCAGCCGCCGCGCTCGCCCCCGTCCTCGGCATCGACGCGGCGATCCTCGCCGACCGGCTGACCGGCACCCGGCGATTCGTCTACCTGAAGAAGGAAGCGACGCCCGCGCAGTGGGCCGACGTCCGGGCGTTGGGCCAGCCGGGCATCTTCAGCGAACCGAGTACGAAACGCACCTATCCCGCCGGGGAACTCGCGGCCAATCTCATCGGCTTCGTCGGCGCGGACGGCAAGGGGCTGGGCGGCCTGGAGTACGGACTGCAGTCCGAGCTCGCCGGCAAGGACGGCAGTCGCACCTACGAACGCAGCGCCGGGGGCGGCGAGATCCCCACGGCCGACGACAGCGAGATCGCCGCGCAGCCCGGCCTGGACGTGAACCTGACGATCAACGGCGACATCCAGTGGGTGGCGCAGCAGGCCTTGGCGCAGAAGGTCAAGCAGTCGCACGCCGACAGCGGCACGGCAGTGGTGATGAACCCGCGGACCGGGGAGATCCTGGCACTGGCCACGGTGCCCACCTTCGACCCGAACCAGCCTGCGGAGGCGGCCGTCGCCGATCGCGGCAACCGGGCCCTCAGCGACGTCTTCGAACCCGGCTCCACCAGCAAGGTGATGAGCCTGGCCGCCGTCATCGAGGAAGGGAAGGCCGACGCCGGGACCGTATTCGACATCCCGGCGAAGCTGGCGGTCGGCGGAGCGACGTTCGGCGACGACTTCAACCACGGCGACATCAAGCTGACGCTCAACGGGATCCTGGCCAAGTCCAGCAACATCGGCACGATCGAAGCGACCCGGCTGATCGGCCAGGACACGCTGTACCGCTACCTCAAGGCGTTCGGCGTGGGCGAGCCGACGGGGCTGCGGTTCCCGGGTGAGGCCCGCGGTTACGTCCCGCCGACCTCCGCCTGGTCGGCGACCTCGTTCCCGACGATCTCCTTCGGCCAGGGCCTGTCGGTCAACGCCGTCCAGGCCGCGAGCATCTACGCGACGATCGCCAACGACGGAGTCCGGGTGCAGCCGAGCCTGGTCAGGAGCTACGTCGCCGCCGACGGCAGCACGACGCCGGTGGCCGCGCCGACCTCGACCCGGGTGGTGTCCGCGCAGACCGCGACGACGATGCGCCGGATGCTCGAGACCGTGATCACCAACGGGACCGCGCCGCTGGCGAAGATCGACGGCTACCGGGTGGCCGGCAAGACCGGCACCGCGCAGCGGGTCAACCCCAACGGACGCGGCTACGACGGTTACGTCGCCTCGTTCATCGGGATGGCGCCGGCGGACGATCCGCAGCTGGTGGTCGCCGTATCGATCAACAACCCGCAGACCAGTCACTACGGCGGCACCTTGGCCGCACCCGTGTTCGCCCAGATCATGACCTCGGCGCTGCAGACCCTGCATCTGCCGCCGACCGGCACCGTCGCGTCGCCGCTCAAGGTCACCCCGGACGGCCGGTAG
- the murG gene encoding undecaprenyldiphospho-muramoylpentapeptide beta-N-acetylglucosaminyltransferase, translating to MRVVVAGGGTAGHIEPALNLADALRRNDPDTSVTVLGTERGLETTLVPARGYELTVIPPVPLPRKLTADLFSLPARLRQAVAAVRRILDDVGADVLVGFGGYVALPGYLAARRAAVPIVVHEANARPGLANRLGARLTPYVAETVRGSLRGARLVGLPLRPAISGLDRQAEQAAARQFFGLQPERPTLLVMGGSQGAVRLNTAATAAADAFAAAGIQVLHAVGARNELPVAHAAAGSPPYVAVPYLDRMDLAYAAADLALCRAGAMTCAEVAAVGLPAVYVPFPIGNGEQRRNAMPVVQAGGGLLVDDADLTGDWVRDHVVGLIGDPARLRSMAAAAASCGVRDADVRLVDLIGEAAASRSPAEGHR from the coding sequence CTGCGGGTGGTCGTGGCCGGCGGTGGGACGGCCGGGCACATCGAACCGGCGCTCAACCTCGCCGATGCCTTGCGCCGCAACGACCCGGACACGTCGGTCACCGTGCTCGGCACCGAGCGCGGGCTGGAGACCACGCTGGTGCCCGCCCGCGGCTACGAGCTGACGGTGATCCCGCCCGTCCCGTTGCCCCGCAAGCTGACGGCCGACCTGTTCTCGCTGCCGGCCCGGTTGCGCCAGGCCGTCGCCGCGGTACGCCGGATCCTGGACGACGTCGGCGCGGACGTGCTCGTCGGGTTCGGCGGGTACGTCGCGCTGCCCGGCTACCTGGCCGCGCGCCGGGCCGCCGTACCGATCGTGGTGCACGAAGCCAATGCCCGTCCCGGCCTGGCGAACCGCCTGGGTGCCCGGCTGACGCCGTACGTCGCGGAGACCGTGCGCGGCAGCCTGCGCGGCGCCCGGCTGGTGGGCCTGCCGCTGCGCCCGGCCATCAGTGGCCTGGACCGGCAGGCCGAGCAGGCTGCGGCCCGGCAGTTCTTCGGCCTGCAGCCGGAGCGTCCCACGCTGCTGGTGATGGGGGGCTCGCAGGGCGCCGTGCGGCTCAACACCGCAGCGACGGCTGCCGCCGACGCCTTCGCGGCAGCCGGGATCCAGGTGCTGCACGCGGTCGGCGCGCGCAACGAGCTGCCCGTGGCGCACGCCGCCGCCGGATCGCCGCCGTACGTCGCGGTGCCGTACCTCGACCGGATGGATCTGGCGTACGCCGCTGCCGACCTGGCCTTGTGCCGGGCCGGCGCGATGACCTGCGCCGAGGTCGCCGCCGTCGGGTTGCCCGCGGTCTACGTCCCCTTCCCGATCGGCAACGGCGAGCAGCGTCGCAACGCGATGCCGGTCGTGCAGGCCGGCGGCGGACTGCTGGTCGACGACGCCGACCTGACCGGCGACTGGGTCCGCGACCACGTCGTCGGGCTCATCGGCGACCCGGCACGGCTGCGGTCGATGGCCGCCGCTGCCGCGTCGTGCGGCGTGCGGGACGCCGATGTGCGGCTCGTCGACCTGATCGGTGAGGCTGCCGCCTCGCGCAGCCCCGCGGAAGGACACCGATGA
- a CDS encoding UDP-N-acetylmuramoyl-tripeptide--D-alanyl-D-alanine ligase — protein sequence MNPLRLRDLAADVDGDLVDVPDPEATVCGAVADSRQVSEGDLYVAIAGERVDGHDFAAGAVAAGAAAVLAARPVGVPAVVVPDPVAALGRLAAATLARLRVRGGPRVVAVTGSSGKTTTKDLLASVLGAAGPVVAPVGSFNTEVGVPLTILRSDDSTATLVLEMGARGVGHIAYLTRIAPPDIAVVLNVGSAHLATFGDRATIAAAKGELVESVAPEGLAVLNADDPLVAAMRDRTPGRVRTFGESAAADVRADSVRLDELGRPSFRLVSDGQAEPVSLPLHGAHQVSNALAAATVALECGLPLPAVAAGLSAVVPASRWRMEVSRTAAGVTVINDAYNANPDSMRAALKALVAMSAGHRSWAVLGEMRELGQDATAEHDAIGRLAVRLDVSRLVAVGAGARPIHLGASHEGSWGQESQYVEDPDAAIAVLLAELRPGDVVLVKASRAVGLERVAEALLAGAATGERP from the coding sequence GTGAACCCGCTGCGACTGCGTGACCTCGCGGCCGACGTCGACGGGGACCTGGTCGACGTGCCCGATCCCGAGGCGACTGTCTGCGGTGCCGTCGCCGACTCGCGGCAGGTCAGCGAGGGCGACCTCTACGTCGCCATCGCGGGGGAGCGGGTGGACGGGCACGACTTCGCCGCGGGCGCGGTGGCCGCCGGTGCGGCGGCGGTGCTGGCCGCCCGACCGGTTGGGGTCCCGGCCGTCGTCGTACCCGATCCGGTGGCCGCCCTGGGCCGCCTCGCGGCGGCGACACTCGCGCGGCTGCGGGTGCGCGGCGGACCGCGGGTCGTGGCCGTCACCGGCAGCAGCGGCAAGACGACCACCAAGGACCTGCTCGCGTCGGTGCTGGGTGCGGCCGGGCCCGTGGTGGCACCGGTCGGCTCGTTCAACACCGAGGTCGGCGTCCCGCTGACGATCCTGCGCAGCGACGACTCGACAGCGACGCTGGTGCTGGAGATGGGCGCCCGCGGGGTCGGCCACATCGCGTACCTGACCCGGATCGCGCCACCGGACATCGCGGTCGTGCTCAACGTGGGATCGGCGCACCTGGCGACGTTCGGCGACCGGGCCACGATCGCCGCCGCCAAAGGCGAGCTGGTCGAATCCGTTGCACCGGAAGGCCTCGCGGTGCTCAACGCCGACGATCCGCTCGTGGCGGCGATGCGGGACCGGACGCCGGGCCGGGTCCGGACCTTCGGCGAATCCGCGGCGGCCGACGTGCGGGCGGACTCCGTGCGCCTCGACGAACTGGGCCGGCCGTCGTTCCGCCTGGTCAGCGACGGGCAGGCGGAGCCCGTGTCGCTGCCGTTGCACGGCGCGCACCAGGTCAGCAATGCGCTGGCTGCGGCCACGGTCGCGCTGGAGTGCGGCCTGCCGTTGCCGGCGGTTGCCGCCGGGCTGTCGGCGGTGGTGCCGGCCAGTCGCTGGCGGATGGAGGTCAGCCGGACGGCGGCCGGGGTGACGGTCATCAACGACGCCTACAACGCCAACCCGGACTCGATGCGCGCCGCGTTGAAGGCGCTGGTGGCGATGTCCGCCGGGCACCGGTCCTGGGCGGTCCTCGGCGAGATGCGCGAGCTCGGCCAGGACGCCACGGCCGAGCACGACGCGATCGGGCGGCTGGCGGTCCGGCTCGACGTGTCCCGGCTGGTCGCCGTGGGCGCCGGCGCCCGCCCGATCCACCTGGGCGCCAGTCACGAAGGGTCCTGGGGACAGGAATCGCAGTACGTCGAGGATCCCGACGCCGCCATCGCGGTGCTGCTGGCGGAGCTGCGTCCCGGCGACGTGGTGCTGGTCAAGGCATCCCGGGCGGTGGGCCTGGAGCGCGTCGCCGAGGCGCTGCTGGCAGGCGCCGCAACGGGAGAGCGGCCATGA
- a CDS encoding UDP-N-acetylmuramoyl-L-alanine--D-glutamate ligase, producing MHRDSDWSAVHVVVAGIGVAGFACADALCQLGARVTVTDSASGEAQQRRAEILELIGATVILGAGDELPAGADLLVVSPGLRPDAPLVVAAQRRQVPVWGELELAWRLRPAVDPAPWLLVTGTNGKTTTTLMLESMLRAAGRRTVAAGNIGRSLVDTVMHDDVEVIAVEVGAPQLPFLHTVSPLGAACLNVAADHVDHFGSWQAYVAAKGQVYARTQLACVYNADEPLTEELVRAADVVDGARAVGFTLGVPDVGMLGVVDGLLVDRAFGPDRHRAAQQLAEVGDVVPAAAHNVANALAAAALARAYGVPAAAVRDGLRSFTPAGHRIAEVAVVGGVRYVDDSKATNAHAAQTSLAAYRPVVWIAGGMAKGQAFDELVAAAAAGLRGAVLLGVDREVLAAALARHAPEVPVVEVSRTDTDAMDDVVRAAAALAQPGDTVLLAPGCASWDMFRDYAHRGDEFAAAVRRLSGAPS from the coding sequence TTGCACCGGGACTCGGACTGGTCCGCGGTCCACGTCGTCGTAGCCGGGATCGGCGTCGCCGGTTTCGCCTGCGCCGATGCGCTGTGCCAGCTCGGCGCCCGGGTGACGGTGACCGACAGCGCCTCCGGCGAGGCGCAGCAGCGCCGCGCGGAGATCCTGGAGCTGATCGGCGCCACGGTGATCCTCGGCGCCGGCGACGAGCTGCCGGCCGGTGCCGACCTGCTCGTGGTGTCGCCCGGTCTGCGGCCCGACGCCCCGCTCGTCGTTGCTGCGCAACGGCGGCAGGTCCCGGTCTGGGGTGAGCTCGAACTGGCCTGGCGGCTGCGCCCGGCGGTCGACCCGGCGCCCTGGCTGCTGGTCACCGGGACCAACGGGAAGACGACGACGACGCTCATGCTCGAGTCGATGCTGCGGGCGGCGGGGCGGCGTACCGTCGCGGCGGGCAACATCGGGCGATCCCTGGTCGACACCGTGATGCACGACGACGTCGAGGTCATCGCGGTCGAGGTCGGCGCGCCCCAACTGCCGTTCCTGCACACCGTGTCCCCGCTGGGCGCCGCCTGCCTGAACGTCGCCGCCGACCACGTGGACCATTTCGGTTCGTGGCAGGCGTACGTCGCGGCCAAGGGCCAGGTGTACGCCCGCACCCAACTGGCCTGCGTCTACAACGCCGACGAGCCGTTGACCGAGGAACTGGTCCGCGCTGCCGACGTCGTCGACGGCGCCCGGGCCGTCGGATTCACGCTGGGGGTGCCGGACGTCGGCATGCTCGGCGTCGTCGACGGCCTGCTGGTCGACCGCGCGTTCGGGCCGGACCGCCACCGCGCCGCGCAGCAGCTGGCCGAGGTCGGCGACGTCGTCCCGGCGGCGGCCCACAACGTGGCCAATGCGCTGGCCGCGGCTGCGCTGGCCCGCGCCTACGGCGTACCGGCGGCAGCGGTGCGCGACGGGTTGCGCAGCTTCACCCCGGCCGGTCATCGCATCGCCGAGGTCGCCGTGGTCGGCGGCGTGCGCTACGTCGACGACTCGAAGGCCACCAACGCCCACGCCGCGCAGACCTCGTTGGCCGCATACCGTCCGGTGGTCTGGATCGCCGGCGGGATGGCGAAGGGCCAAGCCTTCGACGAGCTGGTGGCAGCCGCTGCCGCCGGTCTGCGCGGTGCGGTCCTGCTCGGGGTCGATCGCGAGGTGCTGGCCGCGGCGCTGGCCCGACACGCGCCCGAGGTCCCCGTGGTCGAGGTGAGCCGCACCGACACTGATGCCATGGACGACGTCGTACGAGCGGCCGCCGCACTGGCGCAGCCCGGTGACACGGTGCTGCTGGCCCCCGGGTGCGCGTCCTGGGACATGTTCCGCGATTACGCCCACCGAGGTGACGAGTTCGCCGCAGCCGTCCGCCGGTTGAGCGGCGCGCCGTCGTGA
- the rsmH gene encoding 16S rRNA (cytosine(1402)-N(4))-methyltransferase RsmH: MAVHVPVLLDRCVALLGPALAGDRPVLVDATCGLGGHSEALLARFPRLRVVGLDRDQQALAISADRLAPYTERVTLVHAVYDEIGDVLAGLGLPAVDGVLFDLGVSSLQLDEVSRGFSYAHDAPLDMRMDATSGATAADVVNTYPAGELARVLRVYGEERFARQIARLVVREREAAPFTSSARLVEVIRQAIPAAARRTGGNPAKRTFQALRIEVNGELDALRRAIPAALQALTVGGRIVVMSYQSLEDRLVKGVLRDGATVQAPPGMPVIPEQARPWLRLLTRGAETASAAEQEANPRAASVRLRAAEKLRDVA; this comes from the coding sequence ATGGCAGTTCACGTCCCCGTCCTGCTGGATCGTTGCGTGGCGCTTCTCGGACCGGCGCTCGCCGGTGACCGGCCGGTGCTGGTCGACGCCACCTGCGGCCTCGGCGGCCACAGCGAGGCGCTGCTGGCTCGCTTCCCCCGCCTGCGGGTGGTCGGCCTCGACCGCGACCAGCAGGCGCTGGCGATCTCGGCTGACCGGCTCGCGCCGTACACGGAGCGGGTGACGCTGGTCCACGCCGTCTACGACGAGATCGGCGACGTGCTGGCCGGGCTCGGGTTGCCCGCCGTCGACGGCGTGCTGTTCGACCTCGGGGTGTCCTCGCTGCAGCTCGACGAGGTGTCGCGCGGCTTCTCCTACGCGCACGACGCTCCGCTGGACATGCGGATGGATGCCACGTCGGGTGCCACGGCGGCCGACGTGGTGAACACCTACCCGGCCGGCGAGCTGGCACGGGTGCTGCGGGTCTACGGCGAGGAGCGCTTCGCCCGGCAGATCGCCCGTCTCGTCGTACGCGAGCGCGAGGCGGCACCGTTCACCAGCAGCGCACGCCTGGTGGAGGTGATCCGGCAGGCCATACCTGCCGCCGCACGGCGAACGGGCGGGAACCCGGCCAAGCGCACCTTCCAGGCGCTGCGGATCGAGGTGAACGGCGAACTCGACGCGCTACGGCGCGCGATACCCGCTGCGCTGCAAGCACTCACCGTCGGCGGCCGGATCGTGGTGATGTCGTACCAGTCACTGGAGGACCGGCTGGTCAAGGGCGTCCTGCGGGACGGTGCGACGGTCCAGGCGCCGCCGGGGATGCCGGTGATCCCGGAGCAGGCACGTCCGTGGTTGCGCCTACTGACCCGGGGTGCCGAGACGGCGTCGGCCGCGGAGCAGGAGGCGAACCCCCGAGCGGCGTCCGTCCGGCTCCGTGCGGCGGAGAAGCTGCGGGACGTGGCATGA
- a CDS encoding phospho-N-acetylmuramoyl-pentapeptide-transferase: MRLIVVGGGLSILVSLFGTPLLIRFLRRHGYAQAIRVSTPDEPYPQHEGKRGTPSMGGLAILVAVLAGYLGVHLLLWRPPSASGLLCLFLMIGLGLVGMADDYLKIFKQRSTGIRASTKLAGQAAVAVAFALLSVQFEDASGNTPASMAVSYVRDSSIVLPLAVFVVWVWFLVTATTNGVNLTDGLDGLATGASLMTFAGYILLGVWQYNQACTAAHVARCYDVRDPLDLAVFAAACAGATFGFLWHNTAPAKIFMGDTGSLALGGAIAALAIFTRTELLLPLMAGLFLLIVLSVIGQVGSYKLTGRRMFRMAPLHHHFEMLGWPEIQIVVRFWIIQGLCIGAGLTLFYAEWVA; this comes from the coding sequence ATGAGGCTCATCGTCGTCGGCGGCGGGCTGTCGATCCTGGTGTCGCTGTTCGGAACGCCGTTGCTCATCCGCTTCCTGCGCCGCCACGGCTACGCCCAGGCGATCCGGGTCTCCACTCCGGACGAGCCATATCCGCAGCACGAGGGCAAGCGGGGCACCCCGTCGATGGGCGGGCTGGCCATTCTCGTGGCCGTGCTCGCCGGCTACCTCGGCGTCCACCTGCTGCTGTGGCGGCCGCCGTCGGCCTCCGGCCTGCTGTGCCTGTTCCTCATGATCGGGCTCGGGCTGGTCGGCATGGCCGACGACTACCTGAAGATCTTCAAACAGCGCAGCACCGGTATTCGCGCCAGCACGAAACTCGCCGGGCAGGCGGCGGTCGCCGTCGCCTTCGCCCTGCTGTCCGTGCAATTCGAGGACGCCAGCGGAAACACTCCGGCGTCGATGGCGGTGTCGTACGTCCGCGACAGCTCGATCGTGCTGCCGTTGGCGGTGTTCGTCGTCTGGGTCTGGTTCCTGGTCACCGCGACCACCAACGGGGTGAACCTCACCGACGGGCTCGACGGCCTGGCGACCGGGGCGAGCCTCATGACGTTCGCCGGCTACATCCTGCTGGGCGTCTGGCAGTACAACCAGGCGTGTACCGCTGCACACGTCGCCCGCTGCTACGACGTGCGTGATCCGCTGGACCTGGCGGTGTTCGCCGCCGCCTGCGCCGGGGCGACGTTCGGTTTCCTCTGGCACAACACAGCGCCGGCGAAGATCTTCATGGGTGACACCGGCTCGCTGGCGCTCGGCGGTGCCATCGCCGCGCTGGCGATCTTCACGCGTACCGAGTTGCTGTTGCCGTTGATGGCCGGCCTGTTCCTGCTCATCGTGCTGTCGGTCATCGGGCAGGTCGGGTCGTACAAGCTGACCGGCCGCCGGATGTTCCGGATGGCGCCGCTGCATCACCACTTCGAGATGCTGGGCTGGCCGGAGATCCAGATCGTGGTGCGGTTCTGGATCATCCAGGGGCTGTGTATCGGAGCGGGCCTCACCCTGTTCTATGCCGAGTGGGTCGCGTGA